A single window of Halobacterium jilantaiense DNA harbors:
- the polX gene encoding DNA polymerase/3'-5' exonuclease PolX: MSRNAEVAGLLEEYADLLEAQDVEYKPNTYRRAAENVRDHPGAVEELAAEGEDAVADISGVGDAIASKIVEYVKTGSIEELEAEREALPVDMAELTSVEGVGPKTVGRLYGALGVRTLDDLEDAARAGDIREVSGFGATTEQNILDGIPFARQAQERELLGDARPAAEDVLEFLAGVDAVERVDVAGSLRRWKPTIGDVDVLAASGDGAAVGEALADWERVDEVLDQGETKTSVRVDGQRVDLRVVVEAEFGAALQYFTGSKAHNVELRDDAVDRGLKVNEYGVFDLSEVDEEDEGQRVGELLASETEEEVYDAVGLPWIPPELREHRGELAAAADGDLPDLVAVEDVRGDLHTHTEWSDGALSVANLAAGAAEFGHDYLCVSDHATGPGIVSETGLSDADLREQAETIERVREDTDLTVFHGVEANVDADGNVGAVSDDVLADLDLVVASPHSGLGDDGGDQTERLIRAVEHPHVDVLGHPSGRLINQRPAMEFDPRELAEAAAAAGTALEVNSNPHRLDLWGSAVQAAVEAGATIAVNTDAHAATEFENVEYGVHTARRGWAEAGDVLNARDAAGVREFLDS, from the coding sequence GTGAGCCGGAACGCCGAGGTCGCGGGGCTACTGGAGGAGTACGCCGACCTCCTGGAGGCCCAGGACGTCGAGTACAAGCCGAACACGTACCGGCGAGCGGCGGAGAACGTCCGCGACCACCCGGGGGCCGTCGAGGAACTCGCGGCCGAGGGCGAGGACGCGGTCGCGGACATCAGCGGCGTCGGCGACGCAATCGCGTCGAAAATCGTGGAGTACGTCAAAACCGGATCAATCGAGGAGTTGGAGGCCGAGCGCGAGGCGTTGCCGGTGGACATGGCCGAACTCACGTCCGTGGAGGGCGTCGGCCCGAAGACCGTCGGGCGGCTCTACGGCGCGCTCGGCGTCCGGACGCTCGACGACCTCGAAGACGCCGCGCGGGCGGGCGACATCCGGGAGGTCTCGGGGTTCGGCGCGACCACCGAGCAGAACATCCTCGACGGCATCCCGTTCGCGCGACAGGCCCAGGAGCGCGAACTGCTGGGTGACGCTCGGCCCGCGGCCGAGGACGTACTGGAGTTCCTCGCAGGTGTCGACGCGGTCGAGCGCGTGGACGTCGCCGGGTCGCTGCGGCGCTGGAAGCCGACCATCGGCGACGTGGACGTGCTCGCGGCGAGCGGCGACGGCGCGGCGGTCGGGGAGGCGCTGGCGGACTGGGAGCGCGTCGACGAAGTACTCGACCAAGGCGAGACGAAGACGAGCGTGCGCGTCGACGGGCAGCGCGTCGACCTCCGGGTCGTCGTCGAGGCGGAGTTCGGGGCCGCCCTCCAGTACTTCACGGGCAGCAAGGCCCACAACGTCGAGTTGCGCGACGACGCCGTCGACCGGGGCCTGAAGGTCAACGAGTACGGCGTCTTCGACCTCTCCGAGGTCGACGAGGAGGACGAGGGGCAGCGCGTCGGCGAACTGCTCGCGAGCGAGACCGAGGAAGAAGTCTACGACGCCGTCGGCCTCCCGTGGATTCCCCCGGAACTCCGCGAGCACCGCGGCGAACTGGCGGCTGCCGCGGACGGCGACCTCCCGGACCTCGTCGCGGTCGAGGACGTGCGCGGCGACCTCCACACGCACACTGAGTGGTCGGACGGCGCGCTGTCGGTCGCTAACCTCGCGGCGGGCGCGGCCGAGTTCGGTCACGACTACCTCTGCGTCTCCGACCACGCCACGGGCCCCGGCATCGTCTCAGAGACCGGGCTCTCCGACGCCGACCTCCGGGAGCAGGCCGAGACCATCGAACGAGTGCGCGAGGACACCGACTTGACTGTCTTCCACGGCGTCGAGGCGAACGTCGACGCGGACGGGAACGTCGGCGCGGTGAGCGACGACGTGCTCGCGGACCTCGACCTCGTGGTCGCCAGCCCCCACAGCGGCCTCGGCGACGACGGCGGCGACCAGACCGAGCGCCTGATTCGTGCGGTCGAACACCCACACGTCGACGTGCTCGGCCACCCGTCGGGCCGACTCATCAACCAGCGCCCCGCGATGGAGTTCGACCCCCGCGAACTCGCCGAGGCGGCCGCGGCTGCTGGCACCGCCCTGGAGGTGAACTCGAACCCCCACCGGCTCGACCTCTGGGGGAGCGCCGTGCAGGCCGCCGTCGAAGCGGGCGCGACCATCGCCGTGAACACGGACGCGCACGCCGCCACCGAGTTCGAGAACGTCGAGTACGGCGTCCACACGGCCCGCCGCGGCTGGGCCGAGGCCGGCGACGTGCTGAACGCGCGGGACGCGGCGGGCGTCCGCGAGTTCCTCGACTCGTGA
- a CDS encoding DUF5789 family protein, with protein MSDDNDEEEDAPAVELGDGEPVEGAPVSRVASRLTWGIQKSEVDRKEGDTVVRTSDGPRELSAVLEDVDCPYFETRAEFESEVRSAIGVGPVETE; from the coding sequence ATGAGCGACGACAACGACGAGGAGGAGGACGCACCCGCCGTCGAACTCGGCGACGGCGAGCCCGTCGAGGGGGCACCGGTCTCTCGGGTGGCCTCCCGGCTGACGTGGGGCATCCAGAAGAGCGAGGTCGACCGGAAGGAAGGCGACACCGTCGTGCGGACGTCGGACGGCCCCCGCGAGCTCTCCGCGGTGCTCGAAGACGTGGACTGCCCGTACTTCGAGACGCGCGCCGAGTTCGAATCCGAGGTGCGGTCGGCCATCGGCGTCGGGCCCGTCGAGACGGAGTAG
- a CDS encoding DUF7139 domain-containing protein: MTSLGEAYDNRGGAASTRRVYLGTGLFAAGALLVVGGILAGATGVLVSNGFGIYESREIAGILAGLGVPAVFVGIFTVLPANRLQRAAAAIGSGLAVLGVMLFRVAYPLQWYASGSGVPSTTTLAFIVVYAAGIITTFWCLFTAVATFKTRNDPGGTVTMTVEKNGETHTVEVPTTDLESAREKLTQEGFGGVGVFGGVEDPEQRTRANASEPEPAPATGTRNTTSSMSEPSSRPGASASLSDGGAASQDISSPLDDADARDGPGPDRYCGNCTHFDYVDTDDGMQPYCGLYEEEMDDMEACEWWESNN, encoded by the coding sequence ATGACCAGCCTCGGGGAGGCGTACGACAACCGCGGCGGCGCGGCGAGCACCCGCCGGGTCTACCTCGGCACCGGGTTGTTCGCCGCGGGCGCGCTGCTCGTCGTCGGGGGTATCCTCGCGGGGGCGACCGGCGTGCTGGTGTCGAACGGCTTCGGCATCTACGAGAGCCGCGAAATCGCGGGCATCCTCGCCGGCCTCGGCGTCCCGGCGGTGTTCGTCGGCATCTTCACGGTGTTGCCCGCGAACCGCCTGCAGCGCGCGGCCGCTGCAATCGGCTCCGGGCTTGCAGTACTCGGTGTGATGCTGTTCCGGGTCGCGTACCCGCTCCAGTGGTACGCGTCTGGCTCCGGCGTCCCGTCGACGACGACGCTGGCGTTCATCGTCGTGTACGCCGCCGGCATCATCACGACGTTCTGGTGTCTGTTCACGGCGGTCGCGACGTTCAAGACCAGAAACGACCCCGGCGGAACGGTGACGATGACCGTCGAGAAGAACGGGGAGACGCACACCGTCGAGGTGCCGACGACGGACCTCGAGAGCGCACGCGAGAAGCTCACTCAGGAGGGGTTCGGCGGCGTCGGCGTCTTCGGCGGCGTCGAGGACCCAGAGCAGCGGACGCGAGCGAACGCCTCCGAGCCGGAGCCAGCGCCGGCGACCGGCACACGCAATACGACCTCCTCGATGTCCGAACCGTCCTCCAGGCCCGGCGCGTCGGCGTCGCTCTCGGACGGCGGCGCGGCGAGCCAGGACATCTCCTCGCCGCTGGACGACGCCGACGCCCGGGACGGCCCGGGGCCGGACCGGTACTGCGGGAACTGCACGCACTTCGACTACGTCGACACCGACGACGGCATGCAGCCGTACTGCGGCCTCTACGAGGAGGAGATGGACGACATGGAGGCCTGCGAGTGGTGGGAGTCCAACAACTAG
- a CDS encoding Mut7-C RNAse domain-containing protein, with protein MRLLADAMLGSLARICRMCGHDTVYCLDRGIEADDDVLALAEGEDRVLLTRDRQLAERARDAVRLESKDVDEQLRELAATGVALSLSAGERCGSCNGELRELGAGENAAEYVPDDAAPVWACRNCGQQFYRGSHWEDVEARLP; from the coding sequence GTGAGGCTGCTGGCCGACGCGATGCTCGGCAGCCTCGCCCGTATCTGCCGGATGTGCGGCCACGACACCGTCTACTGTCTGGACCGAGGCATCGAAGCCGACGACGACGTGCTCGCGCTCGCCGAAGGGGAGGACAGAGTACTACTCACGCGCGACCGACAGCTCGCCGAGCGAGCGCGGGACGCAGTCCGCCTCGAATCGAAGGACGTCGACGAACAGCTCCGCGAACTCGCGGCCACGGGCGTCGCCCTCTCGCTGTCGGCGGGCGAGCGCTGTGGCTCGTGTAACGGCGAGCTACGCGAACTCGGGGCCGGAGAAAACGCGGCCGAGTACGTCCCCGACGACGCCGCCCCGGTCTGGGCGTGTCGGAATTGCGGCCAGCAGTTCTACCGCGGGAGTCACTGGGAGGACGTGGAAGCGCGGCTCCCCTAG